One region of Fervidicoccaceae archaeon genomic DNA includes:
- a CDS encoding DNA topoisomerase VI subunit B has protein sequence MSAESFRQMSPAEFFYRNKEIAGFTSASRAMYQAVREFFENSLDATEVHGILPRIVLRISREDPNNPSYYTITVEDNGIGIPSTVIPDAFGRVLFSSKYKLRQTRGMYGLGAKMAILYGQQNTGKPFEIYSSTAHSKKIYYYKIMIRMDKNEPLVLEEGEWPKSSDWHGTIVRLTLEGEWSKRTRDYISVYLKRTAIIAPYADIVFISPKLEGNEKEFEINVYRRVTTKLPSPPKETKPHPIGVDLEMLKMMISERPSATMKEFLMKSFQRVGEKKAEEILEKAGIPPNKRASSLTDAELENLYKAIRETKFIAPSAESLSPIGEDLIKIGLKEVLQAEFVDAVTRKPKSYGGHPFIVEAGIAYGGKLVENLDEIAKDSLKGQQGPYIALLRYSNKIPLLFDEKADVIWSIVNSDEFSWRTTYKLEQNDVVAVLVHIASTKVPYKGVGKESIAPVEELRKEIEAAVQEVARRLRVYLTKKRKRQEAQEKLRIFMKYIPEIAQNLAYLASNEEKNYSSLAKEIESTLIEMAKKKIRIQIEQTDSEPHIVQLSAEKESAAEVSDPSEDGGENEEE, from the coding sequence ATGTCGGCTGAATCATTCAGACAAATGAGCCCTGCTGAATTCTTTTACAGGAACAAGGAAATAGCAGGATTTACCAGTGCTTCGAGAGCAATGTACCAAGCAGTCAGAGAGTTCTTTGAGAACAGCTTGGATGCAACAGAAGTTCACGGAATTCTCCCAAGAATTGTTTTGAGGATCTCAAGGGAGGATCCAAACAACCCCAGCTATTATACAATCACCGTAGAGGATAACGGTATAGGAATACCAAGCACAGTTATACCAGATGCCTTTGGTAGAGTTCTGTTCTCATCGAAGTATAAGCTCAGGCAGACAAGAGGGATGTATGGATTAGGTGCAAAAATGGCAATATTGTATGGGCAGCAGAACACGGGAAAACCGTTTGAAATTTACAGCAGTACAGCCCACTCCAAAAAGATCTATTACTATAAGATAATGATAAGAATGGATAAGAATGAGCCACTAGTGCTAGAAGAAGGTGAATGGCCCAAGTCTTCCGATTGGCATGGTACAATTGTTCGTCTAACTCTGGAGGGAGAATGGAGCAAGAGAACGAGGGACTATATTTCCGTTTACCTGAAGAGGACTGCAATTATAGCTCCCTACGCAGACATAGTCTTCATATCTCCAAAACTAGAAGGAAATGAGAAGGAATTCGAGATAAATGTCTACAGAAGGGTTACAACCAAGCTCCCATCTCCACCAAAAGAAACCAAGCCCCATCCGATAGGAGTTGACTTGGAGATGCTGAAAATGATGATCTCAGAGAGACCATCAGCAACAATGAAGGAGTTCCTTATGAAGAGCTTTCAGCGAGTTGGAGAAAAGAAAGCAGAGGAAATCTTGGAAAAGGCCGGAATACCTCCAAACAAGAGAGCTTCTTCTCTGACAGATGCTGAGCTGGAGAACCTATATAAAGCCATCAGAGAAACGAAGTTCATCGCTCCATCAGCGGAATCTCTCTCACCAATAGGAGAGGATCTCATAAAGATAGGATTGAAGGAAGTGCTGCAGGCAGAGTTCGTCGATGCAGTCACAAGAAAGCCAAAGTCCTATGGCGGTCATCCTTTCATAGTGGAGGCGGGAATTGCCTATGGAGGAAAGCTAGTTGAGAATCTCGATGAGATAGCTAAAGATTCTCTGAAGGGACAGCAGGGACCCTATATAGCTCTTCTCAGGTATTCCAATAAGATCCCACTTCTATTCGACGAAAAGGCCGATGTCATATGGAGCATTGTTAACTCAGACGAATTCAGCTGGAGAACAACATACAAGCTAGAGCAAAATGACGTTGTGGCAGTTCTGGTCCACATAGCTTCAACTAAGGTGCCATACAAAGGAGTGGGAAAAGAGAGCATAGCACCGGTTGAAGAGCTACGAAAGGAAATTGAGGCAGCAGTACAGGAAGTAGCGAGGAGGCTCAGGGTCTATTTAACGAAGAAGAGGAAGAGACAGGAAGCGCAGGAGAAGTTAAGAATTTTCATGAAGTATATTCCGGAAATCGCTCAGAACCTCGCCTACCTCGCTTCCAATGAAGAGAAGAACTATTCATCTCTAGCAAAGGAAATCGAGAGCACTCTCATAGAGATGGCAAAGAAGAAGATCAGGATTCAGATAGAGCAGACCGATTCAGAACCTCACATAGTTCAGCTTTCAGCCGAGAAGGAATCTGCTGCTGAAGTATCAGATCCCTCTGAAGATGGTGGAGAGAATGAGGAAGAATAG
- a CDS encoding deoxyhypusine synthase yields the protein MKRMRRQDVIREKIIDDPPSIEVLRSCKELLRYYSMVHGFTAGHLSEAAEILKEGVRESKLRFLSFTGNIVSTGLRGLIAKLIRDGHFNIIVTTTGTLDHDIAKSLGPGYFRGRFELDDLMLRDLEIHRLGNILIPMESYGPVIESFVKTIMEEFKGKKISPNELLYSAGKRIDDPNSILRAAYERKVPIIVPGFYDGSFGTNALIYGRLNNVELDFSLDQKLIEDLVFESVNEKSLALSIGGGISKHHVIWWNQFKGGLDYAVYLTTAFEYDGSLSGAQTREAISWGKLKKEAKHIVVYGDATITLPIIVSVLY from the coding sequence ATGAAGAGAATGAGAAGACAAGACGTGATCAGGGAAAAGATCATCGATGATCCCCCCAGCATCGAAGTTCTAAGGAGCTGCAAGGAGCTCCTAAGATACTATTCAATGGTTCATGGCTTCACAGCTGGGCATCTATCAGAGGCAGCAGAGATACTAAAAGAAGGGGTAAGAGAGAGCAAATTGAGATTCCTTTCCTTTACGGGAAACATCGTATCAACTGGTCTCAGAGGTTTAATAGCGAAGCTGATCAGAGACGGGCATTTCAATATAATAGTAACTACGACTGGAACACTAGATCATGATATAGCTAAATCCCTTGGACCTGGTTACTTCAGGGGAAGGTTTGAACTAGATGATTTAATGCTTCGTGACCTAGAAATTCATAGACTAGGAAACATTCTCATTCCCATGGAGAGCTATGGACCAGTGATCGAATCATTCGTAAAAACAATTATGGAGGAGTTCAAGGGGAAAAAAATATCTCCAAATGAGCTTCTTTATTCTGCTGGCAAGAGGATAGATGATCCCAATTCGATACTTAGAGCTGCATATGAGAGAAAAGTTCCGATAATTGTTCCCGGATTTTATGACGGTAGCTTTGGAACCAACGCACTAATATATGGTAGGCTGAACAACGTGGAGCTTGATTTCTCCCTCGATCAAAAACTGATCGAGGATCTAGTATTTGAATCTGTTAATGAAAAAAGCCTTGCCTTATCTATCGGGGGAGGAATAAGCAAACACCACGTCATTTGGTGGAATCAGTTCAAGGGAGGTCTAGACTATGCTGTTTACCTCACTACTGCTTTTGAGTATGATGGCAGCTTGAGCGGAGCACAAACAAGAGAGGCAATATCGTGGGGAAAGCTGAAGAAGGAGGCAAAGCACATAGTTGTTTATGGCGATGCTACAATAACATTGCCGATAATCGTCTCAGTGCTGTACTAG
- a CDS encoding RtcB family protein, translated as MPVNVRKLNDYEWIIEKGEKPCMKVPAVVFADDFLLSKMREDMTLEQAANVACLNGIVGASYVMPDGHQGYGFPIGGVAGMSVEEGGVISPGGVGYDINCGVRLLRTELELKDIEGKIKDLVDELSVNVPSGLGSEGKIKVSTAQLDEVLDRGVEWAIEKGYGRNEDPEHIEERGSWKVADSEKVSQRAKSRGAPELGSLGSGNHFLEIQVVDKIYDEQIAKQIGITNVGQVTVMIHTGSRGLGHQVASDYLQIMERAMRKYGINPPDRELASIPFNSEEGQSYFKAMAAAANYAWTNRQLITHWVRESFKKVLSTDDEKLGLEIVYDVAHNIAKYEEYTLNGKRRGLVVHRKGATRAFPPGHPEIPSDHRSVGQVVLIPGSMGTASYVLVGSAKGERTWYTAPHGAGRWMSRSKALKNYTADQLIRELNRQGIYVRAASKGVLVEEAPSAYKDVDRVALVADRVGIAKLVARLKPIGVTKG; from the coding sequence GTGCCTGTAAACGTCAGGAAATTGAACGACTATGAATGGATAATCGAGAAGGGAGAAAAGCCGTGCATGAAGGTTCCCGCAGTAGTATTTGCAGATGACTTCCTCCTATCAAAGATGAGAGAGGATATGACACTCGAACAGGCAGCAAATGTGGCATGTCTGAATGGAATTGTGGGGGCAAGCTATGTGATGCCAGACGGTCACCAGGGATATGGATTCCCAATAGGAGGAGTGGCTGGAATGAGCGTCGAGGAAGGGGGAGTCATAAGCCCTGGAGGCGTTGGCTACGATATAAACTGCGGAGTAAGACTGTTGAGGACCGAGCTCGAACTAAAGGATATTGAAGGAAAAATAAAGGACCTAGTGGATGAGCTCTCAGTAAATGTCCCCAGCGGCCTTGGAAGTGAGGGGAAAATCAAAGTCTCAACTGCGCAGCTTGATGAGGTTCTTGATAGAGGCGTGGAGTGGGCAATAGAGAAGGGATACGGAAGAAATGAAGATCCTGAACATATTGAGGAGAGAGGTAGCTGGAAAGTGGCAGATTCCGAGAAGGTCTCTCAAAGGGCTAAAAGCAGAGGAGCTCCAGAACTAGGGAGCTTAGGTAGTGGAAACCATTTCCTTGAAATCCAGGTTGTTGATAAAATATACGATGAGCAGATAGCAAAGCAGATAGGAATTACCAACGTGGGTCAGGTCACAGTCATGATACATACAGGGAGCAGAGGCCTTGGACACCAAGTAGCTAGTGACTACCTCCAGATAATGGAGAGAGCAATGAGAAAATACGGCATAAATCCTCCCGACAGAGAGCTGGCAAGCATACCTTTTAACTCGGAAGAGGGACAAAGCTATTTTAAGGCGATGGCAGCAGCAGCAAACTACGCATGGACAAACAGACAGCTAATAACACATTGGGTCAGGGAATCCTTCAAGAAAGTCCTATCTACAGATGATGAGAAGCTGGGATTGGAAATAGTTTACGATGTAGCCCATAATATAGCAAAATACGAGGAATATACTTTGAATGGAAAGCGAAGAGGGCTTGTAGTTCACAGAAAAGGAGCTACGAGGGCATTTCCTCCCGGACATCCAGAGATTCCAAGCGATCATAGAAGCGTGGGGCAGGTAGTGTTAATCCCAGGTTCAATGGGTACAGCCAGCTATGTTCTTGTGGGATCTGCTAAAGGAGAAAGAACGTGGTACACAGCTCCCCATGGAGCAGGCAGGTGGATGAGCAGATCCAAGGCTCTTAAAAACTACACAGCAGACCAGCTCATTAGAGAGCTCAATAGGCAGGGAATATATGTTAGAGCGGCCTCAAAGGGAGTGTTAGTAGAGGAAGCACCCTCTGCTTACAAGGATGTAGATAGGGTTGCGCTAGTGGCTGATAGAGTTGGAATAGCGAAGTTGGTCGCAAGACTTAAGCCAATTGGAGTCACGAAGGGATGA
- a CDS encoding ATP-binding cassette domain-containing protein — protein MQAKPIEVVLKDVEYKYRNKAHLVLDGITISFRSGETTIIFGPNGAGKTTLMKIAALIYKPSRGDVLVNNSNFWSLPENKKIEIRREITFVHEKPIIVRGTVLENLLLGLSIRGKNGKEVYERTIKLMEELKIEDILEKDARKLSSGQMQLVSIVRAISIEPSLLFLDEPFSHLDKERRAILERILREELRETGIVMTSHDEGIISRFQNSRVIYMENGKAILLDRAHSFGPSS, from the coding sequence GTGCAAGCGAAACCGATTGAGGTTGTCTTGAAAGACGTTGAATATAAATATAGAAACAAGGCCCACTTGGTTCTGGATGGTATTACTATTTCGTTTCGAAGTGGAGAGACCACAATAATTTTCGGTCCAAATGGAGCAGGAAAGACAACCCTGATGAAAATAGCAGCACTCATATACAAACCCTCTAGGGGAGATGTCCTTGTAAACAATTCCAACTTCTGGTCTCTCCCTGAGAATAAGAAAATCGAAATCAGAAGAGAGATAACATTTGTTCATGAGAAGCCTATTATTGTAAGGGGAACAGTTCTTGAAAACCTCCTGCTTGGGCTAAGCATAAGAGGAAAGAATGGAAAGGAAGTATATGAGAGAACAATTAAGCTGATGGAGGAGCTCAAAATTGAGGATATACTCGAGAAAGATGCTAGGAAGCTTTCTTCTGGTCAAATGCAGCTTGTTTCCATAGTAAGAGCAATCTCAATAGAACCATCCCTTCTTTTCCTAGATGAACCTTTTTCCCATCTGGATAAAGAGAGGAGAGCTATTCTTGAAAGAATACTCAGAGAGGAGCTGAGAGAGACAGGCATAGTGATGACATCTCACGACGAGGGGATTATATCGAGATTTCAAAATTCAAGGGTCATATACATGGAAAATGGAAAAGCAATTTTGCTTGACCGGGCTCATAGCTTTGGCCCCTCATCATGA
- a CDS encoding ABC transporter permease produces the protein MEYETVMTILRSIYISGVATIIALPIGILLAYRLSLKGLPEWGSAIVESLVGFPTVVLGLLLYFLLSSSGPLGSLHLLYTPMAMIIGEAILIIPIIVSMGYRLLREKVHSILELAITLGATQIQTAMLILRESINGLLATAVMAFSRAIGELGIALMLGGNIAGYTRVMTTAIALGVSKGEFADSLQLGLALLALMIGIGLALKVIGSASETD, from the coding sequence ATGGAGTACGAAACAGTCATGACAATATTGAGATCCATTTATATTTCTGGAGTTGCCACAATTATAGCGCTTCCAATTGGAATTTTACTAGCATATAGGCTCTCACTCAAAGGCCTTCCCGAATGGGGATCTGCCATAGTGGAATCCCTTGTCGGCTTCCCTACAGTTGTTCTTGGGCTACTGCTTTACTTTCTGCTAAGCTCTTCAGGACCGCTAGGCAGCCTTCATCTCTTATATACTCCTATGGCAATGATAATCGGAGAAGCAATTCTAATTATTCCAATAATAGTTTCTATGGGCTACAGGCTTCTCAGGGAGAAAGTTCATAGCATACTGGAGCTTGCTATCACTCTTGGTGCAACGCAGATACAGACAGCCATGCTTATTCTAAGGGAATCCATAAATGGACTCCTGGCCACAGCAGTAATGGCATTTTCGAGAGCAATTGGAGAACTGGGGATTGCTCTTATGCTTGGAGGAAATATAGCTGGATACACTAGGGTCATGACGACTGCTATAGCTCTGGGCGTATCAAAGGGGGAATTTGCTGATAGCCTTCAACTCGGGCTCGCTTTACTCGCACTGATGATCGGAATAGGATTAGCACTAAAGGTGATTGGCAGTGCAAGCGAAACCGATTGA
- a CDS encoding substrate-binding domain-containing protein has product MYKLSFRIVYVFLAAFATIAILSIFTYHILFPQQTRLLVSTTTSLYATGLLDYLGSAFESSHPWISVEFIPVGSGAALELARRGESCAVLVHAPSLEKKYLSTSSIYYHHIFAYNFFVIVGPKNDPANVSTAHNASEAFTRIFLAGERDEAVFISRGDNSGTNVKELQIWNETGLNPMGKKWYKVIGGGMDQALIMANELKAYTLSDIGTYLVFEKSGSIPNLTILFYNSTELINVYSSYLVSGCRGSEAEAAKEFVDFVDGSQELIGNFGVSDYGSPLFFPAYGKEEFLNNVWNMLAGDG; this is encoded by the coding sequence TTGTACAAGCTTAGCTTCAGAATTGTTTATGTTTTTCTGGCAGCTTTTGCTACTATAGCGATTCTCTCCATTTTCACATATCACATTCTTTTCCCGCAGCAGACGAGACTCCTAGTTTCAACTACGACTTCGCTTTATGCTACGGGGCTTTTGGACTATCTTGGCTCAGCTTTTGAGTCCTCCCATCCCTGGATTTCCGTAGAGTTCATACCAGTTGGAAGCGGAGCTGCTCTTGAGCTAGCCAGGAGAGGAGAATCCTGCGCTGTTCTCGTCCATGCACCGAGCCTAGAAAAAAAATACTTATCCACTTCCTCGATTTATTACCATCACATATTTGCCTATAACTTCTTTGTGATTGTTGGTCCTAAGAACGATCCTGCTAACGTGAGCACAGCTCATAATGCTTCGGAAGCTTTCACTAGGATATTCTTAGCTGGAGAGAGAGATGAAGCTGTTTTTATAAGCAGGGGAGATAACTCAGGTACAAATGTGAAAGAGCTCCAGATTTGGAATGAAACTGGATTGAACCCTATGGGAAAGAAATGGTATAAAGTAATAGGAGGAGGAATGGATCAGGCTTTGATAATGGCAAACGAGCTCAAAGCCTACACTCTCAGCGACATAGGAACCTATCTTGTATTCGAGAAGAGCGGAAGCATTCCCAATTTAACTATTCTGTTTTATAACTCGACTGAGCTCATAAACGTCTATAGCTCCTATCTAGTTTCTGGATGCAGGGGGAGTGAAGCTGAAGCTGCAAAGGAGTTTGTTGATTTTGTTGATGGAAGTCAAGAGCTCATTGGCAATTTTGGAGTATCTGACTACGGCTCGCCTCTCTTTTTTCCAGCATATGGAAAAGAGGAATTTCTGAACAATGTCTGGAACATGCTAGCAGGAGATGGTTGA
- a CDS encoding radical SAM protein, with protein sequence MSYSLKIANYSAIYGDRVSRGCSLCFQGSKAVIFVTGLCRERCYYCPVGLNRIRKDVFYVNEKEVKSIDDMISEIERSGADSASLTGGDPLERLERTISIIEALKSSFGSSFHLHLYTNGILIRRDILKRLDRAGLDEIRFHPTEIATLKRINEAKRETSMSVGAEIPAIPGREKEIVDLAVFLDSIGADFLNINELDVSESNVDSLQLAGFIVSKDGKSIVGSAETALNAMREAMKLGLKIPIHFCPASFKDRIQTRNRFLRTIRSDLKIYEKSTSEGTVIFGVLLDYDAHRTASYVEKGILFECRWGLCFHPDDLETIRKINVGRAAEIIESHPTDDRFVLNRERIMF encoded by the coding sequence TTGAGCTATAGCTTGAAGATCGCAAATTATTCGGCAATATATGGAGATCGAGTTTCGAGGGGCTGCTCTCTATGCTTTCAGGGAAGCAAGGCAGTTATCTTTGTTACAGGTCTGTGCAGGGAAAGGTGCTATTACTGTCCAGTTGGGTTAAACAGAATTAGAAAAGATGTTTTCTATGTGAACGAGAAAGAGGTGAAGAGCATCGATGACATGATATCTGAGATTGAAAGGAGCGGAGCTGATTCGGCGAGTCTAACCGGAGGAGACCCGCTGGAAAGATTAGAAAGAACAATTTCCATCATAGAGGCACTAAAATCCTCCTTTGGCTCATCCTTTCATCTTCATTTGTACACAAATGGGATCTTGATCAGGAGGGACATTCTAAAGAGATTGGATAGAGCAGGGTTGGATGAGATAAGATTTCATCCAACAGAAATAGCTACTCTTAAGAGGATTAATGAAGCAAAAAGGGAAACATCGATGTCAGTAGGAGCCGAGATTCCAGCAATTCCAGGAAGAGAGAAGGAAATTGTGGACTTAGCTGTTTTTCTTGATAGCATTGGAGCTGACTTCTTAAACATAAATGAGCTTGACGTGAGCGAAAGCAATGTTGATTCTCTCCAACTAGCTGGATTCATCGTGTCAAAGGATGGGAAGTCTATTGTGGGAAGTGCTGAAACTGCTCTAAATGCTATGAGAGAAGCTATGAAGCTGGGATTGAAAATACCAATACACTTTTGCCCCGCATCATTTAAGGATAGAATTCAAACTAGGAACAGATTTCTAAGGACCATTCGAAGCGATCTGAAGATATATGAGAAGAGTACGAGTGAAGGAACAGTGATATTTGGAGTTCTTCTAGATTATGATGCGCACAGGACAGCTTCATATGTAGAGAAAGGTATTTTGTTTGAATGCAGATGGGGGCTCTGCTTTCACCCGGATGATCTAGAGACAATAAGAAAGATAAATGTGGGAAGAGCAGCGGAGATTATAGAATCGCATCCAACAGATGATAGGTTTGTTCTCAATAGAGAGAGGATAATGTTTTAA
- a CDS encoding nucleotidyltransferase domain-containing protein: MVREKISRNLDERIILYEQKDIELLTEKRKIASKIMEALKKAGADPLLHGSVARGDVHEKSDVDIAVLNMTPSYIIEIALDRFGLKQFERKIVQATPMSTPKGYITLDPEGLIVVSFPLARLQSREVEFYKFGGSISLEELQEGKRVLGVNKRLELIKPIEHGYLVSSILGREGEVASLLGISLETVLERMRVLSRRDKIGRTGVYLSELVSTGESFEQKLKEIAERDPAVRRALRGR; the protein is encoded by the coding sequence ATGGTCAGAGAGAAGATATCCAGAAATCTGGATGAGCGGATCATACTATATGAACAGAAGGATATAGAGCTTCTCACGGAGAAGAGAAAAATTGCCTCAAAAATTATGGAAGCTCTCAAGAAAGCGGGAGCTGATCCCCTTCTCCACGGAAGTGTTGCAAGAGGAGATGTTCACGAAAAGAGCGATGTTGATATAGCTGTCCTCAATATGACTCCATCATATATAATAGAAATAGCTCTAGATAGATTTGGGCTCAAGCAGTTCGAGCGAAAAATTGTTCAAGCCACGCCCATGAGCACTCCAAAGGGATACATAACATTAGATCCAGAGGGTTTAATAGTTGTCAGCTTTCCGCTTGCGAGGCTTCAAAGCAGGGAGGTTGAGTTCTATAAGTTTGGAGGTTCAATTTCTCTTGAGGAGCTTCAAGAAGGGAAAAGAGTCCTGGGCGTCAATAAGAGATTGGAATTGATCAAGCCGATTGAGCACGGTTATCTGGTGTCCAGCATTTTAGGAAGGGAGGGGGAAGTGGCATCACTGCTTGGCATAAGCCTCGAAACAGTCTTGGAAAGAATGAGAGTTCTCAGTAGAAGGGATAAAATAGGAAGAACAGGAGTTTACTTAAGCGAGCTTGTGAGCACAGGTGAGAGCTTTGAACAGAAGTTGAAGGAAATAGCGGAAAGGGACCCTGCTGTCAGAAGAGCTTTGAGAGGGAGATAG
- a CDS encoding DUF2286 domain-containing protein, whose translation MSSQRQSCIVIQAHSGKIKKKEVLEGQLEDVVKSVAKDLLMNEWLPTFSDFMILRDSIEIELKVGSDKEVIARYRDFGLKRTGKDTIIATLPVYLIVYESLKVSEENYHDRGVAAVAPYIREDDAKILEDLLEETTRKPSLEELAKEEKELELEEESEE comes from the coding sequence ATGTCATCTCAAAGGCAGAGTTGCATTGTAATTCAGGCACATTCAGGTAAGATCAAAAAGAAGGAAGTATTAGAAGGTCAACTGGAGGATGTCGTTAAGAGCGTTGCTAAGGATCTTCTCATGAATGAGTGGTTACCAACTTTTAGCGACTTCATGATCCTAAGAGATTCCATAGAAATAGAACTGAAGGTAGGCTCAGATAAAGAAGTTATTGCGAGATATAGAGATTTTGGACTTAAGAGAACCGGCAAGGACACGATAATAGCAACCCTTCCTGTGTATCTCATAGTCTATGAGAGTCTGAAAGTAAGCGAGGAGAATTATCATGATAGGGGGGTTGCAGCAGTCGCTCCATACATAAGAGAAGATGATGCAAAAATCCTGGAGGATCTCTTGGAGGAAACAACTAGAAAGCCATCCTTGGAGGAGCTAGCTAAAGAGGAAAAGGAACTGGAGCTAGAGGAAGAGAGCGAAGAATAG
- a CDS encoding PLP-dependent aminotransferase family protein has translation MLISNFFSDELKLYRQSDVRELLKVTEQKKVISFGGGLPDFSLFPFKKAIELLEETLIINFQKAMQYAPTKGISQLIDALKDLMKLEYKLEGKEYDDLIILTGSQQGLDLTARALINPGDIIIVEKPTYLAALNSFRPRKPIIYGVNQDSNGLNTYELESLLREIYSQGKKVKLLYTIPSNHNPAGTTIPEDRRKHLYELAVKYDFLIYEDDPYNLITFEGEPMKPIKSLDQEGRVIYMSTLSKILSPGLRIGWIMAERPLIEALELVKQVADLHTSTLSQFIAIEWIKRKIYKEFLTESLPVYRRKRDMMLSSLEENFSNYGTWTKPRGGLFLMMSFNNKINTRDLLKISMKKGVVFVPGEAFFHDGSGTNTMRLNFSYPTEKEIVNGMHLLKEAFLEMRGSTPSS, from the coding sequence ATGCTAATCTCGAATTTCTTTAGCGATGAATTGAAGTTGTACAGGCAAAGCGATGTCAGAGAGCTTCTCAAAGTCACTGAACAGAAGAAAGTGATAAGCTTCGGAGGCGGACTTCCAGACTTCAGCCTTTTCCCTTTCAAGAAGGCAATCGAACTGCTTGAAGAAACTCTTATAATTAACTTTCAGAAGGCGATGCAGTACGCTCCAACAAAAGGAATCTCTCAGCTAATCGATGCTCTGAAGGACTTAATGAAACTGGAGTATAAGTTAGAAGGAAAAGAATATGATGATCTAATAATTCTTACCGGAAGCCAGCAGGGTCTTGACTTAACAGCGAGAGCTCTCATTAATCCAGGGGACATAATAATAGTAGAAAAACCCACATACTTAGCAGCACTGAATTCCTTCAGACCAAGAAAGCCCATTATATACGGAGTTAATCAAGATTCAAATGGTCTCAACACATATGAGCTGGAATCTTTGTTGCGGGAGATATATTCCCAGGGAAAGAAGGTCAAATTACTCTACACAATACCTTCCAATCACAATCCAGCTGGAACAACAATTCCTGAGGATAGAAGGAAGCATCTATATGAGCTTGCTGTAAAGTATGATTTCCTCATATACGAGGATGATCCCTACAATCTAATCACATTTGAGGGAGAGCCAATGAAGCCAATAAAGAGCTTGGATCAGGAGGGAAGGGTAATTTACATGAGCACTCTGAGCAAGATACTCTCCCCAGGTCTGAGAATTGGGTGGATAATGGCTGAGCGTCCTCTGATTGAGGCACTCGAGCTCGTGAAGCAGGTGGCAGATCTGCATACTTCTACCCTCTCCCAATTCATAGCTATAGAATGGATCAAGAGAAAGATCTACAAAGAATTTTTAACCGAGTCCCTTCCCGTGTACAGAAGAAAGAGGGACATGATGCTATCCTCTCTGGAGGAAAATTTCAGCAATTACGGAACGTGGACCAAGCCAAGAGGAGGGCTTTTTTTGATGATGTCGTTCAATAATAAGATAAACACTAGAGATCTTCTTAAGATATCAATGAAGAAAGGAGTAGTCTTCGTTCCAGGAGAAGCATTCTTCCATGATGGAAGTGGCACCAATACTATGAGGCTTAACTTTAGCTATCCAACAGAGAAGGAAATAGTAAATGGAATGCACCTCCTGAAAGAAGCTTTTCTCGAGATGAGAGGAAGCACACCTTCATCCTAA
- a CDS encoding restriction endonuclease: MPISIESLVEFLLQEESVSIDYLEKLLTANRMQVTSALKGLEGVKVEGERVIVTSKVWLAISAIKKGARAKAISKNLSWKEFEEEVARIFEEAGFAVEKNFRTFRPNRTETDVLAVRGNVVIAVDCKHWKLSGPGPSSYSIAALNHLERAKKLIKSPDFRAWVFKNALSERNIRIVPVLITLAEKAKGKQSGVLVIPIAYLQEALHQLDEILLDSEVLTIEGSLSSSNKKSLG, translated from the coding sequence TTGCCTATATCTATAGAGAGCTTGGTTGAATTCCTCTTACAAGAAGAGTCTGTATCCATAGACTACTTGGAGAAATTGCTTACTGCAAATAGAATGCAAGTTACTTCTGCACTTAAAGGACTTGAAGGTGTGAAAGTAGAAGGTGAAAGAGTGATAGTTACAAGCAAGGTTTGGCTCGCTATCTCTGCTATCAAGAAGGGGGCAAGAGCAAAAGCTATATCGAAGAATCTCAGCTGGAAGGAGTTCGAAGAAGAGGTTGCGAGGATATTTGAAGAAGCAGGCTTTGCTGTGGAAAAAAACTTTAGGACTTTTAGACCGAATAGGACTGAGACCGACGTCCTAGCAGTAAGGGGAAATGTGGTTATTGCTGTGGACTGCAAGCACTGGAAGCTCTCTGGACCTGGTCCTTCAAGCTATTCCATCGCTGCTCTTAATCACCTTGAGAGAGCTAAAAAGCTTATAAAAAGTCCAGATTTTCGAGCTTGGGTTTTCAAAAATGCACTGAGTGAAAGAAACATACGAATAGTTCCTGTGTTAATAACCCTCGCTGAAAAGGCAAAGGGAAAACAATCAGGAGTTCTTGTTATTCCGATTGCATATCTCCAGGAAGCTCTACATCAGCTTGATGAAATTCTTTTGGATTCCGAGGTGCTAACAATAGAGGGGAGCCTATCGTCCTCCAATAAAAAGAGCTTGGGTTGA